A section of the Engystomops pustulosus chromosome 3, aEngPut4.maternal, whole genome shotgun sequence genome encodes:
- the LOC140123026 gene encoding olfactory receptor 13C9-like, translating to MYMLIILGNGFLIFTVIFSPKLHTPMYYFLCNLSFLDLCCSSCSVPRLLVDIFSKTRRISLIGCITQMIFSLLLGGTESILLVVMAYDRYIAICLPLYYTVIMSWRVCRYITVALWVGSFIVCTVPVMARPLVFCKENTLNHFACEVLALLEVACGDLSFYQITIVAVGFFTLFSPIVLIVVSYICIISSILKIPSVQGRSKAFSTCSSHLIVVSIYFITFLTMYMGQSRGFAAKAKYYSLIYAVLTPAVNPLIYSLRNKEVKEAFWKVMTVGY from the coding sequence atgtatatgttGATCATCCTGGGGAACGGCTTTTTGATCTTTACCGTCATCTTCAGTCCTAAGTTACACACTCCTATGTATtacttcctctgtaacttgtcTTTTCTGGATTTGTGTTGTTCATCTTGCTCTGTACCAAGGTTGCTGGTTGATATATTTTCCAAGACCAGAAGGATTTCGCTAATTGGTTGTATCACACAAATGATTTTTAGTCTACTTCTAGGAGGCACAGAATCCATCCTGCTGGTGGTGATGGCCTATGACCGGTACATCGCCATATGCCTCCCGTTGTATTACACCGTCATTATGAGTTGGAGGGTGTGTAGATACATCACAGTAGCTTTGTGGGTGGGCAGCTTCATTGTGTGCACTGTTCCGGTAATGGCAAGACCtcttgtattttgtaaggaaaacACCTTGAATCACTTTGCTTGTGAGGTTCTGGCTCTTCTGGAGGTGGCGTGTGGTGATCTCTCCTTCTATCAGATAACTATAGTTGCTGTAGGATTTTTCACATTATTTTCACCCATTGTCCTCATTGTGGTCTCTTATATTTGTATTATTTCCTCTATTTTAAAGATCCCCTCAGTACAAGGGAGATCCAAGGCTTTCTCCACATGCTCTTCCCATCTCATTGTGGtatctatatattttattacatttctgaCCATGTACATGGGACAGTCAAGGGGTTTTGCAGCTAAGGCAAAATATTATTCTCTAATTTATGCAGTTTTAACTCCGGCAGTAAACCCTCTGATCTACAgcttgagaaataaggaagttaaAGAGGCCTTCTGGAAAGTCATGACTGtaggttattaa